Proteins from a single region of Butyrivibrio fibrisolvens:
- a CDS encoding DUF6492 family protein: MADKIIYDAIIVQTPDDFKRMTGHHERMCCLLPSDRVFFVGRSEIADLLTKEKENYPEDSAIKKAGFINENDILPFDAVHEIVCEIVKRDMDGQVPGRNITGWYYQQFIKWAYSNYSDNKYYLVWDGDTIPCREFSMFSDDGHPFFDTKHEYHKPYFDTISKLLPNLSKCIDRSFISEHMIMDCDLVKELMDKIEANTSLPGSSFWEKILWSLSASELMNSGFSEFETYGSYVMTHHKDAYILRSYNSMRYGAMFFDKDKISERDFDWLSRDFCAISFEKNQSIRPDTDNIFNNPKYQEKLSARQIMEMVQEDYKNDEYKEVWD, encoded by the coding sequence ATGGCTGATAAAATTATTTATGACGCGATCATAGTTCAAACCCCTGATGATTTTAAGAGAATGACAGGTCATCATGAAAGAATGTGCTGTCTTCTTCCTTCTGACAGAGTATTTTTTGTTGGAAGGAGCGAAATTGCTGACCTTCTTACAAAAGAAAAGGAAAACTATCCGGAAGATAGCGCCATTAAAAAGGCAGGATTTATAAACGAGAACGATATCCTCCCATTTGACGCTGTACACGAGATAGTCTGCGAGATAGTAAAGCGCGACATGGACGGTCAGGTACCCGGGCGCAATATCACAGGCTGGTACTATCAGCAGTTCATCAAATGGGCTTATTCTAATTATTCAGACAATAAGTATTATCTTGTATGGGATGGAGATACGATCCCATGCAGGGAATTTTCTATGTTTTCAGATGATGGTCATCCATTTTTCGATACCAAACATGAATACCATAAACCTTATTTTGATACTATAAGTAAATTGTTGCCGAATCTTTCCAAATGCATCGACAGATCTTTTATCTCAGAGCATATGATCATGGACTGCGATCTTGTCAAAGAGCTTATGGATAAGATTGAAGCTAATACAAGTCTTCCCGGCTCATCATTTTGGGAAAAGATTCTTTGGAGCCTGTCTGCATCTGAGCTTATGAATTCAGGCTTTAGCGAGTTCGAAACTTATGGCTCATACGTTATGACGCATCATAAGGATGCTTATATTCTGAGAAGCTATAATTCCATGAGATATGGTGCAATGTTTTTTGACAAAGACAAGATCAGTGAAAGAGATTTTGACTGGCTTTCAAGGGATTTCTGCGCCATTTCTTTCGAAAAGAATCAGTCAATAAGACCTGATACTGACAACATCTTCAATAATCCAAAGTATCAGGAGAAGCTCTCTGCAAGGCAGATTATGGAGATGGTGCAGGAAGATTATAAGAATGACGAGTATAAAGAAGTGTGGGATTGA
- a CDS encoding LicD family protein: MLEIPESFFKDEVRHGFLVPEEMKRAWASEMKVLDMLMDFCNKNDLRCFAEYGTLLGAVRHKGFIPWDDDIDVCMLRPDFNYLLEHADELPPSIRIQSIYSSNMFHTFKALATNNLGGKLTYSKERMDEFYGCPYVVGLDIYPLDYVPRDPGNAKMQKLIYQLAYKMLYMCIDLENIYDDQINTTTENNICLLDLANADNIPIENKREFLTGITELADILKRYFGNSFVLSEKGPIRNQLCRLCEALAQLFDESESDTVSYYPYIATDDIPSWRKKEWYEDTLWYPFETMSVLGVMNYDEWLSHNYGPNWYIPVKGTQVHDYPFYKSQKEYFEMIGAM; this comes from the coding sequence GTGTTGGAAATCCCGGAGAGCTTTTTTAAAGATGAAGTCAGACATGGCTTTCTTGTTCCTGAAGAGATGAAGCGTGCCTGGGCGTCAGAGATGAAAGTCCTTGATATGCTCATGGATTTTTGTAATAAAAATGATCTCAGGTGTTTCGCAGAATACGGAACACTTCTTGGTGCTGTCCGCCATAAAGGCTTTATCCCCTGGGATGACGATATCGATGTATGCATGCTAAGACCTGATTTTAACTATCTTTTAGAGCATGCAGATGAACTACCTCCATCTATCAGGATTCAGAGCATTTATTCTTCTAATATGTTCCACACCTTTAAAGCACTTGCAACTAACAATCTTGGCGGAAAGCTGACCTATAGCAAGGAGCGCATGGACGAATTCTACGGATGTCCATATGTAGTTGGACTTGATATCTATCCCCTTGACTATGTTCCAAGAGATCCTGGCAATGCCAAAATGCAAAAGCTCATTTACCAGCTTGCCTACAAGATGTTGTATATGTGCATTGATCTTGAGAATATATATGATGATCAGATCAATACAACAACTGAGAACAATATATGCCTTCTTGATCTTGCTAATGCGGATAATATCCCTATAGAGAATAAGCGTGAATTCCTAACAGGAATAACAGAACTTGCCGATATACTAAAAAGATACTTCGGTAATTCTTTTGTCCTTAGTGAAAAGGGCCCGATCCGTAATCAGCTTTGCAGGCTGTGCGAGGCCCTGGCTCAGCTTTTTGATGAAAGTGAATCAGATACTGTTTCGTATTATCCTTACATTGCCACTGATGACATTCCGTCCTGGCGTAAAAAGGAGTGGTATGAGGATACGCTTTGGTATCCCTTCGAGACTATGAGCGTTCTGGGTGTCATGAACTACGATGAGTGGCTTTCGCATAATTATGGTCCTAACTGGTATATACCGGTGAAAGGAACACAGGTCCATGACTACCCGTTCTATAAGAGCCAGAAAGAGTATTTTGAGATGATAGGAGCCATGTGA
- a CDS encoding ribulose-phosphate 3-epimerase, translating into MELMASMMCADFSNLEREVRALEEAGIDSFHIDIMDGHYVPNFAMSLNDLKFIARLTRKPLDVHLMVEHPSHTIDLFLEVMRPGDTVYIHPEAEYHVSTTLQKIMSARMIPGIAVNPGTSVETVYEMLRIVDKVLVMSVNPGNAGQMFLPYVGEKIPKFEELKAEMNFKLYWDGACTAERVKKYAHRGIDGFVLGTSLLFGHDKSYTELIKEVRALA; encoded by the coding sequence ATGGAACTGATGGCTTCTATGATGTGTGCAGATTTCAGTAATCTTGAAAGAGAAGTAAGAGCTCTGGAAGAAGCGGGCATAGATTCTTTTCATATAGACATTATGGACGGACATTATGTCCCTAATTTTGCCATGTCCTTAAATGACCTCAAATTTATTGCAAGATTGACCAGAAAGCCGCTGGATGTACACCTTATGGTAGAACATCCAAGTCATACCATAGACCTTTTTCTTGAAGTGATGCGCCCGGGAGATACTGTATACATCCATCCCGAGGCAGAATATCACGTATCCACCACCCTGCAGAAGATAATGAGTGCCAGGATGATCCCTGGAATCGCGGTAAATCCCGGAACCAGTGTGGAAACTGTGTATGAAATGCTCAGAATAGTAGATAAGGTTCTTGTAATGAGCGTAAATCCAGGCAACGCCGGTCAGATGTTTCTTCCATACGTTGGAGAAAAGATTCCCAAGTTTGAGGAGCTCAAAGCTGAGATGAACTTCAAGCTCTATTGGGACGGTGCGTGTACAGCAGAGAGAGTCAAAAAATATGCTCATCGTGGAATAGATGGATTTGTCCTTGGAACATCACTTCTATTCGGGCATGATAAGTCTTACACAGAACTTATTAAAGAAGTCAGGGCACTTGCGTAA
- a CDS encoding serpin family protein — MKKRIVSTLLSIVTVSNLITGCSSPDIRTASGAPNSSGISNAPDITNEYNPSNVSAETLASSNADFNSALISYIEQNGFAEENYMISPTSYRAAMALAIVGADNATKEELLHAMGFNDMNELVAWYVSVTESVDKYNEWLKDAQKDFKENREDYGDGASKPSGVFDLENSIWRNTTNATGELSQDYMDYVAKNFNAAANNVSSDKITNAVNDWIDENTDGLIRSISDDLSASDLILINTLYLKASWKNDFDEYCTEEGDFTTIFGDTVSKDFMNQQEEFLYYEDDDCKFVVLPMNGGINAVFILGDATGVMDKMSEASYEDVAVSIPKFVTETSFSQNELIGFCMDRGATSAFNEDADFSIMSDEMDLFITDIIQKTKIDVDEKGVRAAAATAIIMKAGCAEIEEVKEFTADQPFTYMILTDSETPELLFYGQLVK; from the coding sequence ATGAAAAAAAGAATCGTATCAACACTTCTTTCAATAGTAACTGTTTCAAATCTTATAACAGGCTGTTCCAGTCCCGATATAAGGACAGCAAGTGGCGCCCCCAACTCATCAGGTATATCGAACGCCCCTGATATTACCAATGAATATAATCCGTCCAATGTATCAGCCGAGACTCTAGCTAGCAGCAATGCAGACTTTAACAGTGCACTTATTTCATATATCGAACAAAACGGCTTCGCCGAAGAAAACTACATGATATCCCCAACTTCCTACAGAGCTGCCATGGCACTTGCTATCGTTGGCGCTGACAACGCTACCAAAGAAGAACTATTGCATGCCATGGGATTTAATGACATGAACGAACTTGTAGCATGGTACGTAAGCGTAACCGAATCTGTGGACAAGTATAATGAATGGCTCAAAGATGCCCAGAAAGATTTTAAAGAGAACAGAGAAGATTACGGCGATGGTGCTTCAAAGCCAAGTGGAGTCTTTGACCTTGAGAATTCCATATGGCGTAACACTACAAACGCAACCGGCGAGCTTTCTCAGGATTATATGGATTATGTAGCCAAGAACTTTAATGCTGCTGCCAATAACGTCTCATCTGATAAGATCACAAACGCAGTCAATGACTGGATCGATGAAAATACAGATGGTCTTATTCGATCAATCAGTGATGACTTATCAGCTTCCGATCTTATATTGATCAATACTTTGTATCTTAAAGCCTCATGGAAAAATGATTTTGATGAATACTGTACAGAAGAAGGCGACTTTACAACTATTTTCGGAGATACAGTATCCAAAGACTTCATGAACCAGCAAGAAGAGTTTTTGTATTACGAAGATGATGATTGCAAATTTGTAGTTCTTCCTATGAACGGCGGTATAAATGCTGTATTTATCTTAGGCGATGCTACAGGAGTAATGGACAAGATGTCTGAAGCTTCTTATGAAGATGTTGCTGTAAGTATACCTAAATTTGTTACAGAAACATCTTTCAGCCAGAACGAGCTCATCGGTTTTTGCATGGACCGCGGCGCAACATCTGCCTTCAACGAAGATGCTGACTTCTCTATCATGAGTGATGAGATGGACCTTTTTATAACTGACATCATCCAGAAGACTAAGATCGACGTTGATGAAAAGGGCGTCAGAGCAGCTGCTGCCACAGCCATTATCATGAAAGCCGGCTGCGCAGAGATCGAAGAAGTAAAAGAATTCACAGCAGACCAGCCATTTACATACATGATCCTCACAGACAGCGAAACTCCTGAACTTCTCTTCTATGGCCAGCTTGTAAAATAG
- a CDS encoding ATP-binding protein, whose protein sequence is MLVGRKKELDILNKAVTDEYSHFIAVYGRRRIGKTFLIREAFGYRFTFQHSGLSEGGLQEQIFAFESSIKDAGLEVKKKRKNWLEAFEDLKDVIRASTEKKKVIFIDELSWMDTPNSDLLVALENFWNGWASARKDVVLIVCASATSWMISKVIHNKGGLYNRLTEQIHLEQFTLAECEECVKANGIVFTRNQILQCYMIFGGIPYYWGFLQKGLSLQQNIDAIFFAKNAPLKDEYKYLYASIYKNPTVHQKIIETLGKKKVGMTREEIIEGSGLINSGDLTVKLEELESCGFIRKYYSFGMKKKNAVYQLIDNFTLFYHQFISKEPNDEHFWSNQINTPAVNTWQGLAFERVCLEHIDQIKKKLGILGVYTDINSWYCKKDDSKGIRGAQIDLLIVRKDQVINLCEMKYANSEYTLSESDDANIRNKIASFVESTKTKYAIFPTLITVYGLVENAYAGNVQSVVTVDDLFG, encoded by the coding sequence ATGCTTGTTGGAAGAAAAAAGGAACTGGATATTCTTAATAAAGCGGTTACAGATGAGTATTCGCACTTTATAGCAGTATACGGAAGACGCAGAATTGGTAAGACCTTCCTTATAAGAGAAGCCTTTGGATATAGATTTACCTTTCAACATTCAGGTTTGTCTGAAGGAGGTTTGCAGGAGCAGATATTTGCTTTTGAGTCTTCTATAAAAGATGCAGGACTTGAAGTTAAGAAAAAGAGAAAGAATTGGCTTGAAGCATTTGAAGATTTGAAAGACGTAATCAGAGCTTCGACCGAAAAGAAAAAAGTAATATTTATAGACGAATTGTCCTGGATGGATACTCCTAATAGTGACCTTTTAGTTGCGCTGGAGAACTTTTGGAATGGATGGGCATCAGCAAGAAAAGATGTGGTTCTGATAGTATGTGCATCAGCTACATCGTGGATGATATCTAAAGTAATTCATAACAAAGGCGGATTGTATAATAGGCTTACGGAGCAAATTCATCTGGAACAGTTTACGCTTGCAGAATGTGAAGAGTGCGTCAAAGCAAATGGAATAGTATTTACAAGAAATCAGATACTTCAGTGCTACATGATCTTTGGAGGCATTCCTTATTATTGGGGCTTTTTGCAGAAAGGGCTGAGCCTGCAGCAGAATATTGACGCGATCTTTTTTGCCAAAAATGCACCACTTAAAGATGAATACAAATATTTGTACGCTTCCATTTATAAGAATCCAACGGTACACCAAAAGATAATTGAGACTCTTGGTAAGAAAAAGGTTGGAATGACAAGAGAAGAGATAATAGAAGGATCAGGACTTATCAACTCTGGAGATCTTACTGTAAAGCTTGAAGAATTGGAAAGTTGTGGTTTCATTCGGAAGTATTATTCTTTTGGAATGAAAAAGAAAAATGCAGTGTATCAGCTGATAGACAATTTCACTCTTTTCTATCACCAATTTATTTCAAAGGAACCCAATGATGAACACTTTTGGTCCAATCAGATCAATACTCCGGCAGTTAATACCTGGCAAGGACTGGCTTTTGAGAGGGTGTGCCTCGAACATATAGACCAGATCAAAAAGAAGCTTGGAATATTAGGCGTCTATACAGATATTAATTCATGGTACTGCAAAAAAGATGATTCTAAGGGAATACGAGGTGCGCAGATAGACCTGCTGATAGTTAGAAAGGATCAGGTCATAAATCTGTGTGAAATGAAGTATGCAAATTCAGAATACACTTTATCAGAGTCTGATGATGCCAATATAAGAAATAAGATAGCGTCTTTTGTTGAAAGTACAAAGACAAAATACGCGATATTTCCAACACTTATAACGGTATATGGTCTTGTTGAAAATGCTTATGCGGGTAATGTTCAGTCGGTGGTTACAGTAGATGATCTGTTTGGGTGA
- a CDS encoding Gfo/Idh/MocA family oxidoreductase, whose amino-acid sequence MKYALIGCGRISPNHIAAAQNNNLEIVAICDIDEACMEDKALKFKLPDTVKRYTDYIELLENEKPELVAICTESGKHAKIAIDCIKRDVNCIIEKPIALSIADADAIINAAIKHHIKVCACHQNRFNRSVQIIREAIDMNRFGRLFYGTAHVRWARNHEYYDRASWRGTWEQDGGALMNQCIHNIDLLRWMMGSDITEVVGMTDRLNHDYIEAEDLGIALVKFKNGSYGIIEGTTDVYPKNLEETLYIFGEKGTVKAGGISVNVIEEWRFSDLLDDPNEVKKRFHENPPNVYGYGHTPLYADMIHAIEQDRQPYVTAMEGKKALELVLAIYKSAAEGGVVKLPLTECSTMDFVGRFK is encoded by the coding sequence ATGAAGTATGCGTTAATCGGATGTGGAAGAATATCACCAAATCATATTGCTGCAGCTCAGAATAATAATCTTGAGATTGTGGCCATATGTGATATTGATGAAGCGTGTATGGAAGATAAGGCTTTAAAATTTAAACTTCCAGATACCGTTAAGCGTTATACCGATTATATAGAACTTCTGGAAAACGAAAAACCAGAGCTAGTAGCCATCTGCACAGAAAGTGGTAAGCATGCCAAAATTGCCATTGATTGCATAAAAAGAGATGTTAATTGCATCATAGAAAAACCAATTGCTCTTTCTATTGCGGATGCAGATGCAATTATAAATGCAGCAATTAAGCACCATATAAAAGTTTGTGCATGCCATCAGAATCGTTTTAACAGATCGGTTCAAATCATACGCGAAGCGATAGATATGAATCGATTTGGAAGATTGTTTTATGGTACTGCACATGTTAGGTGGGCAAGAAATCATGAGTACTATGACCGCGCATCTTGGAGAGGAACTTGGGAACAGGATGGTGGAGCGCTCATGAATCAGTGCATTCATAACATTGATCTTCTCAGATGGATGATGGGAAGCGACATCACAGAAGTAGTTGGCATGACTGATCGTCTTAATCATGATTATATTGAAGCTGAAGATCTTGGTATTGCTCTTGTAAAGTTTAAAAATGGCAGTTATGGAATTATAGAAGGTACGACTGATGTGTATCCCAAAAATCTTGAAGAGACCCTTTATATATTTGGCGAAAAAGGTACGGTAAAAGCTGGAGGAATATCCGTAAACGTAATAGAAGAGTGGAGATTTTCAGATTTACTGGATGATCCTAATGAGGTAAAAAAGAGATTTCACGAGAATCCACCTAATGTTTATGGTTATGGCCATACACCGCTGTATGCAGATATGATACATGCAATAGAACAGGATAGACAGCCGTATGTTACGGCGATGGAAGGTAAAAAGGCATTGGAACTGGTTTTGGCAATCTATAAATCAGCAGCAGAAGGTGGAGTAGTAAAACTTCCACTAACTGAGTGCTCCACAATGGACTTTGTAGGGAGATTCAAATAA
- a CDS encoding DegT/DnrJ/EryC1/StrS family aminotransferase, translating into MQFRDLNRQYNHIKSDIDKRIQTVIDSTTFIQGKEVKELEEKLADCVGVKHCVSCANGTDALQLALMAWGIGPGDAVFVPDFTFFSSGEVVSVVGATPIFVDVRKDTFNIDVNSLEYQIQKIKDTGELVPRVVIAVDLFGLPADYEAIKNICLKHELLLLEDGAQGFGGKIGEKRACSFGDISTTSFFPAKPLGCYGDGGAIFTDNDEWAALIRSYCVHGKGDNKYDNVRIGMNSRLDSIQAAVLNAKLPIFINEELDKAQEIANIYTAALADVVRTPVIAKNYYSSWAQYTIQLSDKKERDGLQVYLKEKGIPSMIYYQKPMHRQLAFSNYKYDDKGFTCSKKLADTVLSIPFHPYLTSDEIEYIVEEIKKFHES; encoded by the coding sequence ATGCAATTTCGAGATTTAAATAGACAATACAATCACATAAAGAGTGACATCGATAAAAGAATACAAACTGTAATCGATTCGACAACCTTTATTCAGGGAAAAGAGGTAAAAGAACTCGAAGAGAAACTGGCAGATTGTGTAGGTGTTAAGCATTGCGTCTCTTGTGCAAATGGGACAGATGCATTACAACTTGCACTTATGGCGTGGGGGATTGGGCCTGGCGATGCTGTATTTGTTCCTGATTTCACCTTCTTTTCATCTGGCGAAGTGGTTTCAGTTGTCGGTGCGACTCCAATTTTTGTTGATGTAAGAAAAGATACATTTAATATTGATGTCAATTCCTTGGAGTATCAGATACAGAAAATCAAAGATACAGGGGAGCTTGTTCCAAGAGTTGTTATTGCAGTGGATCTCTTCGGACTTCCGGCTGATTATGAAGCAATCAAAAATATTTGCCTAAAGCATGAGCTTCTACTACTTGAAGATGGTGCGCAAGGCTTTGGAGGAAAAATTGGCGAAAAGAGAGCCTGCTCATTTGGGGATATTTCTACAACCAGTTTCTTTCCTGCTAAACCACTGGGATGCTATGGAGATGGTGGAGCAATATTCACGGATAATGATGAATGGGCAGCGCTTATCAGATCCTATTGCGTTCATGGAAAAGGCGATAATAAATATGACAATGTTAGGATCGGAATGAACTCCCGACTTGATTCTATACAGGCGGCTGTCTTAAATGCGAAGCTTCCAATATTTATAAATGAAGAACTTGATAAAGCGCAGGAAATAGCAAATATATATACAGCAGCGTTAGCAGACGTAGTCAGGACGCCAGTTATTGCTAAGAATTATTATTCGAGCTGGGCGCAATATACAATACAGCTAAGTGATAAAAAAGAACGCGATGGTCTTCAGGTTTATTTAAAAGAAAAAGGTATTCCCTCAATGATTTATTATCAAAAGCCTATGCACAGACAGTTGGCTTTTTCTAACTATAAATATGATGATAAAGGTTTTACGTGTAGTAAAAAGCTCGCTGATACGGTTTTGTCAATTCCATTCCATCCATATCTGACAAGCGACGAGATTGAATATATTGTTGAAGAAATCAAAAAATTTCATGAGTCATGA
- a CDS encoding radical SAM protein, translating to MKLAVYGYTEYGIRILYKLLEKKDVDQVIFVDNNVSKIGTKTDNIGVVSLYSFLRMYQQKEILKIIIPDYSLSTIRSMKNDLRKNGVKAEDVLIVETKSFIEKLEGLVKFSDYKCYKVPFVQYLSFEASEKCNLNCKRCDHFSNLIDNDNQESADEFTHDLELLSSKIERIGTFSFLGGEPLLNTDLYKLIYVVKSYYPDTQIIVLTNGLLLKQISTELVQAIKETQTIVRMTLYPPMKDKIDDIVQFMRNKEIKFELSKAVDEFWTQLNIEGNSDSHKMLNKCVNSDCFVLKKGKLAKCPITMNISIFNNYFRTEIPQDVLDLSDDSITPEVIHEYLYNPIKTCAYCGREKYYEWERTSGKVKVEEMLCADKIV from the coding sequence ATGAAGTTAGCTGTGTATGGATATACAGAATATGGTATACGAATACTTTATAAATTGCTGGAGAAGAAGGATGTAGATCAAGTTATATTTGTTGATAATAATGTGAGCAAAATTGGCACTAAGACAGATAATATTGGTGTGGTTTCGTTATATTCTTTTCTTCGAATGTATCAGCAAAAGGAAATACTTAAAATAATTATTCCTGATTATTCACTAAGTACCATACGTTCTATGAAAAATGATTTAAGAAAAAATGGAGTCAAGGCAGAAGATGTATTGATTGTTGAAACTAAGAGCTTCATAGAAAAACTCGAGGGACTTGTTAAATTTTCAGATTATAAGTGTTATAAAGTGCCGTTTGTGCAATACTTATCTTTTGAAGCGTCGGAAAAATGTAATTTGAATTGTAAACGGTGTGACCATTTCTCAAACCTAATAGATAATGATAATCAAGAAAGCGCGGATGAATTTACGCATGATTTGGAATTATTATCTTCGAAAATTGAAAGAATAGGAACATTTTCATTTCTTGGTGGAGAACCATTACTAAATACAGATTTATATAAGCTGATTTATGTGGTTAAAAGCTATTATCCAGATACGCAAATTATAGTTTTGACAAATGGTCTTTTATTAAAACAGATTTCTACTGAACTTGTTCAGGCAATAAAAGAGACACAGACAATAGTTAGGATGACGCTATACCCACCAATGAAAGATAAGATTGATGATATCGTTCAATTTATGAGAAATAAGGAAATAAAGTTTGAACTCAGTAAAGCCGTAGATGAATTTTGGACGCAATTAAATATAGAAGGGAACTCAGATTCGCATAAAATGTTAAATAAATGTGTTAATTCAGACTGTTTTGTTCTGAAAAAAGGAAAATTGGCTAAATGCCCTATCACAATGAATATTAGCATATTTAATAATTATTTTAGAACCGAAATCCCACAAGATGTTTTAGATTTATCAGATGATAGCATTACACCAGAAGTAATTCACGAATATTTATATAATCCAATTAAAACTTGCGCGTATTGTGGGCGAGAAAAGTATTATGAGTGGGAAAGAACAAGTGGCAAAGTAAAAGTTGAAGAAATGCTTTGTGCAGACAAGATTGTTTAG
- a CDS encoding polysaccharide deacetylase family protein produces the protein MNKVVILYYHRINEQKTDYNLTNVSPGNFEAQLKMLLEKYDLISIYDIYDGSAFKRDRNAVAITFDDGYKDVFNNAVPLLESMEINYTCLITTQNIWGGDENWTDVVTRVAFEPEVFHEECKLIIDGEQKVFMTDCLENRVAFYRALQQIYKTSSCEEWNEISIKIREWAGIRNSVRSSYRIMDIDDIKRIKERGGIIGAHTVSHPYLSCLNEREIEYEVSESKKTLEKITGEKVDIFSYPFGDAPKKVRSVLDTCGYKIAMTSNKGVVTKNSDVMYLPRIGVKDWSIHDFGNVLEDAFR, from the coding sequence ATGAATAAAGTAGTAATATTGTACTATCACAGAATAAATGAGCAAAAAACTGATTATAATTTGACTAATGTAAGTCCCGGTAATTTTGAAGCGCAGTTGAAAATGTTGCTAGAAAAATATGATCTTATATCGATTTATGATATATATGATGGATCAGCCTTTAAGAGAGACAGAAATGCAGTGGCAATTACCTTTGATGATGGGTATAAAGATGTATTTAATAATGCTGTGCCTTTGTTAGAATCGATGGAGATTAATTATACATGCCTCATTACAACACAAAATATCTGGGGAGGAGATGAAAACTGGACTGATGTTGTTACACGAGTTGCATTTGAGCCAGAAGTTTTTCACGAGGAGTGTAAATTAATAATTGATGGTGAACAAAAAGTATTCATGACGGATTGCCTTGAAAATAGGGTTGCATTCTATAGAGCACTTCAGCAAATATACAAGACTTCATCATGTGAAGAATGGAATGAAATATCAATTAAGATTCGTGAATGGGCGGGGATTCGGAATAGCGTACGTAGTTCTTATAGAATAATGGATATAGATGATATTAAAAGAATTAAGGAACGGGGTGGGATTATTGGAGCTCATACTGTATCACATCCTTATTTGTCTTGCCTGAATGAAAGAGAAATAGAATATGAAGTTAGTGAATCAAAAAAAACACTCGAGAAAATAACTGGTGAAAAAGTTGATATTTTTTCTTATCCTTTTGGAGATGCCCCTAAAAAAGTTCGGTCAGTTTTAGATACATGTGGATACAAAATAGCAATGACTTCTAATAAAGGGGTGGTTACTAAGAACTCAGATGTAATGTATTTGCCTAGAATAGGAGTGAAAGACTGGTCAATTCATGATTTTGGAAATGTATTAGAAGATGCGTTTAGATAA